Proteins encoded within one genomic window of Borrelia parkeri:
- the lnt gene encoding apolipoprotein N-acyltransferase: MKTRYFLLATFSGVLTTLAIPNEIKNMGYSSIGLVAYIPLFIALIKVKDKKTLISLTIFYFLVANSLQNFWLAFFHSFGLITFLGAVSGYIPYAFVLGHFLYYALKTFKNKTLTLAILFTFYDYSKSIGFAAYPWGFSAFMVNNFNDLIQVADIFGVFFVCFIVYFFNAGIANFLIRQNKINTLSVLFSVLLVSTSFAYGIMKKIELNPILSKEIDTLNIAAIQLNIDPWLPGNHKQGIQTSIKLTKQALRKHPDTELVLWSEGALALPFNSYKDYIYYDEELIELYDSVNELISNSKAHFVIGSPSKPDKRSLTHQNSVYAIKPNLKIENIYSKIFLVPFSEKIPFYEYKFVRKFFRQNFNITGQINGNKLEIFKLKKFNLGLLICYDDAFPDLARNYKKQNANLLLNFSNDSWSHTDSSEWQHFVVAKFRSIENGIKTVRATNSGITAIINEYGENVKSLETFKKGYLISRIKLPPRFTTIYEHIGDLFIYALAIIIVIMTLRFYFIEKSTHLSS, from the coding sequence ATGAAAACAAGATATTTCTTACTTGCCACATTTTCTGGAGTGCTTACCACTCTGGCAATTCCAAATGAAATAAAAAATATGGGATATTCAAGTATTGGTCTAGTTGCATACATACCACTTTTCATTGCATTAATTAAAGTAAAAGATAAAAAAACTCTCATCAGTTTAACAATTTTTTACTTTTTAGTAGCTAATAGTCTACAAAATTTTTGGCTTGCATTTTTTCATTCATTTGGGCTAATTACATTCTTAGGCGCAGTATCTGGATATATTCCCTACGCTTTCGTTTTAGGACATTTTCTATACTATGCATTAAAAACTTTTAAGAATAAAACATTGACTTTAGCTATACTTTTCACATTTTATGATTATTCAAAATCAATTGGATTCGCAGCATATCCTTGGGGATTCTCAGCCTTTATGGTAAATAACTTCAATGATCTTATACAAGTAGCTGATATTTTTGGGGTCTTTTTTGTATGCTTCATCGTTTACTTTTTTAATGCAGGAATTGCAAATTTTTTAATAAGACAAAACAAAATAAACACATTAAGCGTATTATTCTCCGTTCTATTAGTAAGTACATCTTTTGCTTACGGAATCATGAAAAAAATAGAATTAAATCCAATCTTAAGCAAAGAAATAGATACTCTAAATATTGCAGCAATCCAACTTAACATTGATCCATGGCTACCTGGAAATCATAAACAAGGAATTCAAACATCTATCAAGCTTACAAAACAAGCCTTAAGAAAACATCCTGATACAGAACTTGTACTTTGGAGCGAAGGGGCATTAGCCTTACCATTCAATTCTTACAAAGATTACATTTATTATGATGAAGAATTGATTGAATTATATGATTCAGTAAATGAACTAATAAGCAACAGTAAAGCCCATTTTGTAATTGGTTCACCTTCAAAACCAGATAAAAGATCATTAACACATCAAAATTCAGTTTACGCAATAAAACCTAACCTTAAGATAGAAAATATATACTCTAAAATATTCTTAGTTCCATTTTCAGAAAAAATACCATTTTATGAATATAAATTTGTAAGAAAATTTTTCCGTCAAAACTTTAACATTACAGGACAAATCAACGGCAATAAACTTGAAATCTTTAAACTCAAAAAATTCAATTTGGGACTCTTAATATGCTATGATGATGCATTCCCAGACCTTGCAAGAAATTACAAAAAACAAAACGCAAATCTACTATTAAATTTTTCAAATGATTCTTGGTCACATACAGATTCATCAGAGTGGCAACATTTTGTAGTAGCAAAATTTAGAAGCATAGAAAATGGAATCAAAACCGTTAGAGCTACAAATTCCGGAATCACTGCTATAATAAATGAATATGGAGAAAATGTTAAAAGTTTAGAAACATTCAAAAAAGGATATCTAATATCAAGAATAAAATTGCCTCCAAGATTCACAACAATCTATGAACACATTGGAGACCTATTTATATATGCTTTGGCCATAATAATTGTAATCATGACACTAAGATTCTATTTTATTGAAAAGAGTACCCATTTATCATCCTGA
- a CDS encoding deoxynucleoside kinase has protein sequence MVIVIEGLIGVGKTTLGHVLSKEFNIPFYSELNNEFTLSILDKFYKDKSRWAFLVQLNFLNEKFKLIKSIFKTKGGILDRSIYGDRVFASFLNDSGYISNDEYKVYLDLFDNMLEYSQKPVLVIYLDCSVDEAERRIKNRNRSFETGIPREYLEGLNEKYLSWYDSYDLSPKLSFDYNNINIFDDKHKSKLIAFIKDKLVI, from the coding sequence TTGGTAATTGTAATTGAGGGTTTAATTGGGGTAGGAAAAACTACACTTGGACATGTTTTGTCTAAGGAGTTTAATATTCCTTTTTACAGTGAATTAAATAATGAATTTACATTGTCTATTCTAGATAAATTTTATAAGGATAAGTCTAGGTGGGCTTTTTTAGTTCAGCTTAATTTTTTAAATGAAAAATTTAAGCTTATAAAGAGTATATTTAAGACTAAGGGAGGGATACTTGATAGATCTATTTATGGAGATCGTGTATTTGCTTCTTTTTTAAATGATAGTGGATATATTTCCAATGATGAATATAAGGTATATCTTGATTTGTTTGATAATATGCTTGAATATTCTCAGAAACCTGTATTGGTGATTTATCTTGATTGTAGTGTTGATGAAGCTGAGCGTCGCATTAAAAATAGAAATAGGAGTTTTGAGACAGGCATTCCTAGAGAGTATCTTGAAGGTCTTAATGAGAAATATTTAAGTTGGTATGATAGTTATGATTTATCGCCTAAATTGAGCTTTGATTACAATAACATAAATATTTTTGATGATAAACACAAAAGCAAGCTTATTGCTTTCATTAAAGATAAACTTGTAATATAA
- a CDS encoding MIP/aquaporin family protein: MIYIRFKEFIAEFLGTFILLALGTGSVAMTTLFPSNTSVTGEIIKGGYTNIVLGWGLGVTFGVYTAARISGAHLNPAISIGLATIGRFPTEKLFHYISAQILGAFSGALMTLIVFYPKWIEIDPAFENTQGIMSTFPAVPGFWPGFIDQIFGTFLLMFLVLVVGKFIKGDTQNPFFPFIIGSIVLAIGISFGGMNGYAINPARDLGPRILLLLAGFKNHGFDEMNVFIIPILGPIIGTILGATVYELTLEDKE; encoded by the coding sequence ATGATTTATATACGATTTAAAGAATTTATCGCAGAATTTTTAGGTACATTTATTTTACTGGCACTTGGAACAGGTTCTGTAGCAATGACAACCTTATTCCCATCAAATACTTCTGTAACTGGAGAAATAATAAAGGGAGGCTATACAAATATAGTACTTGGCTGGGGACTTGGTGTAACATTTGGGGTTTATACAGCAGCAAGAATTAGTGGTGCACACTTAAATCCTGCCATTAGTATTGGATTAGCTACTATTGGCAGATTTCCAACGGAAAAACTTTTTCACTACATTTCAGCACAAATACTTGGAGCATTTTCTGGGGCTCTAATGACATTAATTGTATTTTACCCAAAATGGATAGAAATAGATCCTGCATTTGAAAATACCCAAGGAATTATGTCAACTTTTCCTGCTGTCCCTGGTTTTTGGCCTGGATTTATTGACCAAATATTTGGAACATTTTTACTGATGTTTTTAGTTCTAGTTGTTGGAAAATTTATAAAGGGAGACACTCAAAATCCATTTTTTCCTTTCATTATTGGATCAATAGTTTTAGCCATTGGAATAAGCTTTGGGGGAATGAATGGTTACGCTATTAATCCAGCAAGGGATTTGGGACCAAGAATATTACTACTATTAGCCGGTTTTAAAAATCACGGTTTTGACGAAATGAACGTATTCATTATCCCTATATTAGGTCCAATAATTGGTACTATCCTAGGTGCTACAGTTTACGAACTTACCTTAGAAGACAAAGAATGA
- the glpK gene encoding glycerol kinase GlpK, whose protein sequence is MKYILSIDQGTTSSRAIIFDKKANIKGFAQKEFKQIYPYPSWVEHNPNEIWSSILGVMAEALANARTFPNEIEAIGITNQRETTIIWDRQTGHPIYNAIVWQDRRTAQLCDELKAKGQDKNFLKKTGLVLDAYFSGTKIKWILDNVAGARKRAEKGELCFGTIDTWMVWNLTKGKIHITDYSNASRTLLLNIKTLEWDEELLQILDIPKSILPELKQSSEVYGKTDSSTLGTEITISGIAGDQFAATFGQACLQKGMAKNTYGTGCFVTVNIGKNPIINEQQTLLTSIAWGRKNSITYVLEGSVFIGGAVIQWLRDNLELFRKSRDAEALAASVDNNGGVYFVPAFVGLGTPHWDAYARGTIIGLTRSSTKEHITRAALESIALQSFDVLTEIQNSIQGFAIKELRVDGKASQNNLLMQFQSDILQCNVVRPKITETTALGSAYLAGLAVGYWESAEEITSLWKSDKIFEPSMKNSKREDLIYNWHKAIKRAKDWIQ, encoded by the coding sequence ATGAAATATATTTTATCTATTGATCAAGGTACAACTAGTTCAAGAGCAATAATATTTGACAAAAAGGCAAACATAAAAGGATTTGCACAAAAAGAATTTAAACAAATTTATCCATATCCAAGTTGGGTTGAACATAATCCAAACGAAATATGGAGCTCAATATTAGGAGTAATGGCAGAAGCTTTAGCAAACGCAAGAACTTTTCCCAATGAAATTGAAGCAATTGGAATTACGAATCAAAGAGAAACGACAATTATTTGGGATAGGCAAACAGGACATCCAATTTATAACGCAATAGTCTGGCAAGACAGAAGAACAGCTCAACTCTGCGATGAATTAAAAGCAAAAGGACAAGATAAAAATTTTTTAAAAAAAACAGGTCTTGTATTAGATGCTTATTTTAGCGGTACAAAAATAAAATGGATATTGGATAATGTTGCAGGAGCAAGAAAACGAGCAGAAAAGGGAGAATTATGTTTTGGAACAATAGATACTTGGATGGTCTGGAACCTTACTAAAGGAAAAATACATATTACAGATTATTCCAATGCATCAAGAACCCTACTCTTAAACATTAAAACACTTGAATGGGACGAGGAACTATTGCAAATATTAGACATCCCAAAATCAATTTTACCTGAACTTAAACAAAGTTCTGAAGTATATGGAAAAACCGACTCTTCCACACTGGGAACAGAAATCACTATTTCAGGAATTGCAGGTGATCAGTTTGCAGCAACATTTGGACAAGCATGTCTTCAAAAAGGAATGGCTAAAAATACCTATGGAACTGGCTGCTTTGTTACCGTTAACATAGGAAAAAACCCTATTATTAATGAACAACAAACACTTTTAACCTCAATTGCATGGGGAAGAAAAAATTCAATAACTTATGTTCTTGAGGGAAGTGTTTTTATTGGAGGAGCTGTAATTCAATGGTTAAGAGATAATCTAGAACTATTTAGAAAAAGTCGTGATGCAGAGGCACTTGCAGCCTCAGTAGATAATAATGGGGGTGTTTATTTTGTACCAGCATTTGTAGGACTTGGAACACCTCATTGGGATGCTTATGCCAGAGGAACAATTATTGGACTTACAAGAAGCTCAACAAAAGAACACATTACAAGAGCCGCTCTTGAAAGCATTGCATTGCAAAGCTTTGATGTACTAACCGAAATTCAAAACTCAATTCAAGGTTTTGCAATAAAAGAACTAAGAGTTGATGGAAAAGCTAGTCAAAATAATCTACTTATGCAATTCCAATCTGATATTTTACAGTGCAATGTTGTTAGACCAAAAATTACAGAAACTACCGCTCTTGGTTCTGCTTATCTGGCAGGACTTGCTGTAGGATATTGGGAAAGCGCTGAAGAGATTACAAGTCTTTGGAAATCAGATAAAATATTTGAACCTTCAATGAAAAACAGCAAAAGAGAAGATTTAATCTATAATTGGCATAAAGCTATTAAGAGAGCAAAGGATTGGATTCAATAA
- the glpT gene encoding glycerol-3-phosphate transporter: MKKLFDFLKPAPHIKRVHKEIEDSLYKKLRLQIFISIFIGYAGFYLTRKIFSFAIPELEKEGFNKGQLGIALSGVSIAYGFSKFIMGNISDRSNPRYFLALGLLLTAIITLLFGLLSWQLLDPTTAIMLMFILMFANGWVQGMGWPACGRTMVHWWAKKERGITVATWNLAHNIGGGGAGIISAWALIHFKEWQAIFYVPAILVLGIAIFILITLRDTPQSVGLPPIEEYKNDYPDDYTEEAEKELDAKDIFIKYVLNNKLLWYIATANAFIYFVRYGVLDWAPSYLSQVKNFSIKNSGWAYSLYEFSAIPGTIICGWISDKIFKGRRSETGIIFMTAALITIIIYWQLPENNPTLTTILLAIIGFLIYGPVMLIGLHALDLAPKKAAGTAAGFTGLFGYIGGSVTASAITGLVLQHFNWNVYFYLLITACIFSILFISLTLKQEKKINNINKQ, from the coding sequence ATGAAGAAGTTATTTGATTTTTTAAAACCAGCACCTCACATAAAAAGAGTACACAAAGAAATAGAAGATTCACTATATAAAAAGTTAAGATTGCAAATCTTTATTTCAATATTCATTGGATATGCTGGTTTTTATTTAACTAGAAAAATTTTTTCATTTGCTATACCAGAGCTTGAAAAAGAGGGTTTCAATAAAGGCCAATTAGGAATAGCTTTATCTGGAGTTTCAATTGCATATGGATTTTCTAAATTTATTATGGGAAATATCTCAGATCGGAGCAATCCTAGATATTTTTTAGCACTAGGACTACTGCTTACAGCAATAATTACATTGTTATTTGGATTACTTTCATGGCAATTACTCGACCCCACAACTGCGATAATGTTAATGTTTATTTTGATGTTTGCAAATGGATGGGTGCAAGGCATGGGATGGCCTGCGTGCGGGAGAACTATGGTTCACTGGTGGGCAAAAAAAGAAAGGGGAATAACTGTAGCTACTTGGAATTTAGCTCACAATATAGGAGGAGGAGGAGCTGGAATAATATCCGCTTGGGCCTTGATTCACTTTAAAGAATGGCAAGCCATATTTTATGTACCAGCAATATTAGTATTAGGAATTGCAATATTTATTCTCATTACACTACGAGATACACCTCAATCTGTAGGATTACCACCAATTGAAGAGTATAAAAATGATTATCCTGACGACTATACAGAAGAAGCAGAAAAAGAACTTGATGCAAAAGATATATTTATAAAATATGTCCTTAATAATAAACTGCTATGGTACATAGCTACTGCTAACGCATTTATATACTTTGTCAGATACGGAGTCCTAGACTGGGCACCATCATATCTCTCGCAAGTAAAAAACTTTTCTATCAAAAATTCAGGATGGGCATATTCCCTTTATGAATTTTCAGCTATCCCTGGAACAATAATTTGCGGATGGATATCTGATAAAATTTTTAAAGGAAGAAGATCTGAGACTGGAATAATTTTTATGACCGCCGCTCTTATCACAATAATTATATATTGGCAACTACCAGAAAATAATCCAACACTTACAACTATTCTCTTAGCAATAATAGGATTTTTAATCTACGGCCCTGTTATGCTTATTGGTCTTCACGCTCTTGATCTTGCTCCCAAAAAAGCTGCGGGCACTGCTGCAGGATTTACAGGATTATTTGGATATATAGGGGGTTCTGTTACTGCTAGCGCTATTACAGGTCTTGTACTGCAACACTTTAATTGGAATGTTTATTTTTATCTATTAATAACTGCTTGCATATTTTCAATACTATTTATAAGTTTAACACTCAAGCAAGAAAAAAAAATTAATAATATCAATAAACAATAA
- the glpQ gene encoding glycerophosphodiester phosphodiesterase translates to MKLIKPKLLMLTINIFLIIACQNEKMSMTNKKSPLTIAHRGASGYLPEHTLESKAFAYALGADYLEQDIVLTKDNVPIIMHDPELDTTTNVAKLFPERARENGRYYSVDFTLDELKSLSLSERFDLETRKPIYPKRFPLNEYNFKIPTLEEEIQFIQGLNKSTGRNVGIYPEIKKPLWHKQQGKDISKIVIEILNKYGYKSKEDKIYLQTFDFDELKRIREELGYQGKLIMLVGENDWNEAPTDYEYIKSQEGMTEVAKYADGIGPWIPQIIIDGKITDLTSLAHKYNMEVHAYTFRIDSLPSYVKDANELLDLLFNQAKIDGLFTDFTDTVVKFIKQ, encoded by the coding sequence ATGAAATTAATTAAACCAAAATTACTAATGCTTACAATAAATATTTTTCTCATCATTGCCTGTCAGAATGAAAAAATGAGTATGACAAACAAAAAATCACCATTAACTATAGCTCACAGAGGTGCTAGCGGGTATTTACCAGAACATACCTTAGAATCTAAAGCATTCGCTTATGCTTTAGGAGCTGATTACCTAGAACAAGACATCGTTTTGACAAAAGATAATGTTCCTATTATAATGCACGACCCAGAACTTGATACAACAACAAATGTTGCAAAATTATTTCCTGAAAGAGCTAGAGAAAACGGAAGATACTATTCTGTTGATTTCACACTAGATGAGCTTAAATCACTAAGTCTTAGCGAAAGATTTGATCTAGAAACCAGAAAACCAATATATCCTAAGCGTTTTCCCTTAAACGAATATAACTTTAAAATCCCAACTTTAGAGGAAGAAATACAATTTATACAAGGATTAAACAAAAGTACAGGAAGAAACGTTGGGATTTACCCTGAAATTAAAAAACCCTTATGGCATAAACAACAAGGTAAAGATATCTCTAAAATTGTAATAGAAATTTTAAATAAGTATGGATATAAGTCAAAAGAAGACAAAATTTATCTTCAAACATTCGACTTTGACGAATTAAAGAGAATAAGGGAAGAACTTGGATATCAAGGAAAATTAATAATGCTTGTTGGTGAAAATGACTGGAATGAAGCACCAACAGACTATGAATACATAAAATCACAAGAAGGTATGACAGAGGTTGCAAAATATGCCGATGGAATTGGACCTTGGATACCCCAAATTATAATTGATGGAAAAATAACAGATCTAACAAGTTTAGCTCACAAATATAACATGGAGGTTCATGCTTATACATTTAGAATTGACTCATTACCTTCATATGTAAAAGATGCAAATGAGCTATTAGATCTATTATTTAATCAAGCTAAAATAGATGGCCTATTTACAGATTTTACTGATACAGTAGTGAAATTTATAAAACAATAA
- a CDS encoding glycerol-3-phosphate dehydrogenase/oxidase — protein sequence MGKNKKKELRDIDNQDFDLIIVGGGATGLGIGIDSITRGYKTLLIEKFDYAKGTSSRSTKLIHGGVRYLAQLNVPLVKEALYEKALLETNAPHLVSKCAFVTPIYNILNIPYYYFGLSWYHNLLGKHKKSQYKTKLLSKSKTIEKMPNIKTKGLKCSVLYYDASFDDARMAISMLRTFTEKGGIAFNYTEPTIFIKKNGKISGAIIKDKMTGKQVIINSKCIINATGIFADEIRKLDDANAANIIKPSQGTHLVIKKEKLHTEYAMLMPKTSDKRILFAIPWYDVTVCGTTDIAINKIEEEPKRLESEIEFIIKNMNNYLNIKITKNDILSVYSGIRPLIVDPKEKKNTSKISRNDKIFVSDSNLITIAGGKYTTYRKMAEKVLKKAIEENLIPDSTSITENFKLHGYIEREEVLKIPEYFRAYGSDFEHLSQMKDFNKKIHTDLPLNEAQITFAIEFEQAKTVEDILSRRTRSLLFNAKATIESTPKVAEIMMHKLGKSKEWKTEQIKSFKEVAIKYLV from the coding sequence ATGGGTAAAAATAAAAAAAAAGAATTAAGAGATATTGATAATCAAGATTTTGACTTAATAATAGTTGGCGGAGGAGCAACTGGCCTTGGCATTGGAATAGATTCAATTACAAGAGGATACAAAACCTTACTCATTGAAAAATTTGATTATGCAAAAGGTACTTCCTCCAGATCAACTAAACTAATACACGGAGGCGTAAGGTATTTAGCACAATTAAATGTGCCTTTAGTAAAAGAGGCCTTATATGAAAAAGCTTTACTTGAAACAAATGCACCCCACTTAGTTAGTAAATGTGCATTTGTTACGCCAATATATAACATTTTAAATATTCCTTACTACTATTTCGGATTAAGTTGGTATCACAACCTTCTTGGCAAGCATAAAAAATCTCAGTATAAAACAAAGCTATTATCAAAATCTAAGACAATAGAAAAAATGCCAAATATCAAAACCAAAGGCCTTAAATGCTCTGTTTTATACTACGATGCTTCATTTGATGATGCCAGAATGGCAATAAGCATGCTTAGAACTTTCACTGAAAAAGGAGGAATTGCGTTTAATTATACAGAACCCACAATTTTTATCAAAAAAAATGGCAAAATATCTGGTGCTATTATTAAAGATAAAATGACTGGAAAACAAGTTATCATTAATAGCAAATGCATAATAAACGCAACAGGAATCTTTGCAGACGAGATCAGAAAATTAGATGATGCTAATGCAGCTAACATTATAAAACCTTCCCAAGGAACACATTTAGTAATTAAAAAAGAGAAACTACATACCGAATACGCAATGCTTATGCCCAAGACAAGTGATAAGAGAATCTTATTTGCTATACCTTGGTATGATGTCACTGTTTGCGGAACTACAGATATTGCAATAAACAAAATTGAGGAAGAGCCTAAAAGACTAGAGAGTGAAATTGAATTCATAATAAAAAATATGAATAATTACTTAAATATTAAAATAACCAAAAATGATATTCTAAGTGTTTACTCAGGAATTAGACCCTTAATAGTAGATCCCAAAGAGAAAAAAAATACCTCAAAAATATCAAGAAACGATAAAATATTTGTATCAGACTCAAATCTCATTACAATTGCCGGGGGAAAATATACTACTTACAGAAAGATGGCTGAAAAAGTTCTAAAAAAAGCAATAGAAGAAAATTTAATACCTGATTCAACATCTATAACAGAAAATTTCAAGCTGCATGGGTATATAGAAAGAGAAGAAGTACTTAAAATTCCTGAATATTTTAGAGCTTATGGAAGTGATTTCGAACATTTAAGTCAAATGAAAGACTTTAACAAAAAGATTCACACAGACCTGCCATTAAATGAAGCCCAAATAACCTTTGCCATTGAATTTGAACAAGCAAAAACTGTTGAAGACATTTTATCAAGAAGAACAAGATCATTACTTTTTAATGCAAAAGCCACAATTGAATCCACACCAAAGGTCGCTGAAATTATGATGCATAAACTTGGCAAATCTAAAGAATGGAAAACAGAGCAAATAAAAAGCTTTAAAGAGGTAGCGATAAAATATTTAGTTTAA
- a CDS encoding YaaR family protein, whose product MKINNLVAGVLNLDSKDYKAAKKKVNVNRANIFSSIFKAELVREDKHSIIFENGEFNLELIKDMLDKINDVGEKLLSEPSRQNVIFYKKTIGEFLSIVLSFSISLKEQKGGNNGELKRPKYRIIKIIDEKLDRLAYSVLQNQVSQIKLLSSIEEIQGLLINLLK is encoded by the coding sequence ATGAAGATTAATAATTTGGTTGCAGGAGTTTTAAATCTTGATTCAAAAGACTATAAGGCTGCTAAGAAGAAAGTTAATGTTAATAGAGCAAATATTTTTTCTTCGATATTTAAAGCTGAACTTGTAAGAGAAGATAAGCATTCTATTATTTTTGAAAATGGTGAATTTAATCTTGAATTAATTAAAGATATGTTAGACAAGATTAATGATGTTGGTGAAAAGCTGTTAAGTGAACCTTCTCGTCAAAATGTAATTTTTTATAAAAAAACTATAGGAGAATTTTTGTCTATTGTTTTATCATTTTCTATTTCGCTTAAAGAACAAAAGGGAGGTAATAATGGAGAGCTTAAAAGACCCAAATATCGCATTATTAAGATTATTGATGAAAAGCTTGATAGGCTTGCTTATTCTGTTTTGCAAAATCAAGTTTCTCAGATTAAACTTTTAAGCAGTATTGAGGAAATTCAAGGATTGCTTATAAATTTGCTTAAGTGA
- a CDS encoding bactofilin family protein, which translates to MLNLLSIKKDKKISSSFIFADIKTIVGKGDFFKGELISNNFIRIDGDFLGTINSTKRVIIGEAGRVKSNINANEVVVSGIVLGNVQASNKIKIFQSGCIIGNISCKSIEVEEGAIIDGYMNIGIGSLSFSEKDVLIYTGSYKVNEDVLIEVNKEMSREESTKDACIDERDKYLFDDEQDR; encoded by the coding sequence ATGTTGAATCTATTGAGTATTAAAAAGGATAAGAAAATTTCGTCATCTTTTATTTTTGCTGATATAAAAACAATTGTTGGAAAAGGTGATTTTTTTAAAGGAGAACTAATTTCAAATAATTTTATTCGAATTGATGGTGATTTTTTAGGAACTATTAATTCTACTAAAAGAGTTATAATTGGAGAGGCAGGACGAGTTAAGTCAAATATTAATGCAAATGAAGTTGTTGTTTCTGGAATAGTTCTTGGAAATGTGCAGGCTAGTAATAAAATTAAGATTTTTCAGTCAGGATGCATTATTGGCAATATTTCATGTAAGTCAATTGAGGTTGAAGAAGGAGCAATTATTGATGGGTATATGAATATTGGTATTGGAAGTCTTAGTTTTTCTGAAAAAGATGTGTTGATTTATACGGGTTCTTATAAGGTTAATGAAGATGTTTTAATTGAAGTAAATAAGGAAATGAGTCGCGAAGAATCAACTAAGGATGCTTGTATAGATGAGCGTGATAAGTACTTATTTGATGACGAGCAAGATAGATGA
- a CDS encoding M23 family metallopeptidase: MRDRRVFRILSFFKKLDKIFFTIFSSFLKLLSNVYSIFRQNISFMIIPHVKGDVKNIKISFLTLFLFFLFFLLIFIGFVLLSINYVTLKSIVKSTEKSYALAESEIEDFRNTVVEINSVASNFSKVLDELNVSLKIKDSNIDLNRSKLDGDLADFLDLQILEANALKELNDLKNVKNTIEGSISPLKSIVKLLHSQNKLLNDIPSLWPIVKGDGIVSLHFGPAIEPFTRQWYIHKGIDLAGVRIGTAIVAAADGEVIRASYQITGYGNFVQIKHKYGLSTLYAHMSRLNISKGSYVRKGQVIGFLGQTGYSTGPHLHYEVRIGSQVVNPDMYLNLATGAAK, translated from the coding sequence ATGAGAGACAGAAGAGTTTTTAGAATTTTATCTTTTTTTAAAAAATTAGATAAGATCTTTTTTACGATTTTTAGTTCCTTTCTTAAACTTTTAAGTAATGTTTACTCAATTTTTAGGCAAAATATTAGCTTTATGATTATTCCTCATGTTAAAGGGGATGTTAAGAATATAAAGATTTCTTTCTTAACTCTATTTTTATTTTTTTTATTTTTTCTTTTGATTTTTATAGGGTTTGTTTTGCTTTCTATTAATTATGTTACTCTTAAATCTATTGTTAAGTCTACTGAGAAAAGTTATGCACTTGCTGAATCTGAGATTGAGGATTTTAGAAACACAGTTGTAGAAATTAATTCTGTTGCTAGTAATTTTTCTAAAGTTTTGGATGAACTTAACGTTTCCTTAAAAATAAAAGATAGTAATATTGATCTAAATCGGAGTAAATTAGATGGGGATCTTGCGGATTTTCTTGATTTGCAAATATTAGAAGCCAATGCACTTAAAGAATTAAATGATCTTAAAAATGTTAAGAATACAATAGAAGGGTCAATTTCTCCCCTTAAGAGTATTGTTAAATTACTTCATTCTCAAAATAAATTATTAAATGATATTCCTTCTCTTTGGCCGATTGTTAAAGGAGATGGTATTGTTTCTCTGCATTTTGGTCCGGCTATTGAGCCTTTTACCAGACAATGGTATATTCATAAAGGTATAGATCTTGCAGGTGTGAGAATTGGAACAGCTATTGTGGCAGCTGCTGATGGTGAAGTTATTAGAGCTAGTTATCAGATAACAGGTTATGGTAACTTTGTTCAAATTAAGCATAAGTATGGACTCTCGACTCTTTATGCGCATATGTCTCGTTTAAACATTTCTAAAGGTTCTTATGTTAGGAAGGGCCAAGTAATTGGTTTTCTTGGTCAAACAGGGTATTCAACAGGTCCGCATCTTCACTATGAGGTTCGCATAGGATCTCAAGTTGTAAACCCTGATATGTATTTAAATTTAGCAACGGGGGCTGCAAAATAA